Proteins encoded in a region of the Aquila chrysaetos chrysaetos chromosome 25, bAquChr1.4, whole genome shotgun sequence genome:
- the LITAFD gene encoding LITAF domain-containing protein, translated as MPSEKAHVEIPMIMYEPHHEPYMQEPSAPGYCSQEGGYEYPSPPPYSCRETATLEQPVYLVSQPPIIVAGIFSSKPTSTICPSCRQHITTQVTYRLGRLSYLLCTSLCMVGCCFGCCFVPFFVRIFKDADHYCPCCQFHIYRYKRL; from the exons ATGCCTAGTGAGAAGGCACATGTGGAAATTCCTATGATTATGTACGAACCGCACCATGAACCCTACATGCAAGAACCCTCTGCACCAGGGTACTGCAGCCAAGAAG GGGGTTATGAGTATCCTTCTCCCCCACCTTACTCCTGTCGAGAAACAGCCACCCTTGAGCAACCAG TTTACTTGGTGTCTCAGCCTCCAATCATCGTAGCAGGAATCTTCTCAAGCAAACCAACATCCACAATATGCCCTTCCTGCCGCCAGCACATCACCACACAGGTCACCTACAGACTGGGCAGACTGTCTTACCTTCTGTGCACCAGCTTGTGTATGGTTGG GTGCTGTTTTGGATGCTGCTTCGTACCTTTCTTCGTGAGGATCTTCAAGGACGCAGACCATTACTGCCCATGCTGCCAATTTCATATTTATAGATACAAAAGACTATAG